A region from the Oncorhynchus clarkii lewisi isolate Uvic-CL-2024 chromosome 8, UVic_Ocla_1.0, whole genome shotgun sequence genome encodes:
- the LOC139415339 gene encoding ADP-ribosylation factor 6, with protein sequence MGKMLSKIFGNKEMRILMLGLDAAGKTTILYKLKLGQSVTTIPTVGFNVETVTYKNVKFNVWDVGGQDKIRPLWRHYYTGTQGLIFVVDCADRDRIDEARQELHRIINDREMRDAIILIFANKQDLPDAMKPHEIQEKLGLTRIRDRNWYVQPSCATTGDGLYEGLTWLTSNYKS encoded by the coding sequence ATGGGGAAAATGCTCTCAAAGATCTTTGGCAACAAGGAGATGAGGATATTGATGCTTGGACTTGATGCTGCTGGCAAGACCACCATCCTCTACAAGCTGAAGCTGGGCCAGTCCGTCACCACCATTCCCACTGTTGGCTTCAACGTTGAGACGGTAACCTACAAAAACGTGAAGTTCAACGTGTGGGACGTGGGGGGCCAGGACAAGATCCGGCCGCTGTGGAGGCACTACTACACCGGCACCCAGGGTCTCATCTTCGTGGTGGACTGTGCCGACAGGGACCGGATAGACGAGGCCCGCCAGGAGCTCCACCGGATCATCAACGACCGGGAGATGCGAGACGCCATCATCCTGATCTTCGCCAATAAGCAGGACCTGCCCGACGCCATGAAGCCCCACGAGATCCAGGAGAAGCTGGGCCTGACCCGGATCAGGGATAGGAATTGGTACGTTCAGCCATCGTGTGCTACCACCGGTGATGGACTATACGAGGGTCTGACCTGGCTCACCTCCAATTACAAATCTTAA